The following are encoded in a window of Solidesulfovibrio magneticus RS-1 genomic DNA:
- a CDS encoding PAS domain S-box protein produces the protein MTMTPSPTALPPEPAFPLRADLLLLAAVLTVLAGLGWANRQLLTVLADLSCAVAGMATFLVIWNARRQVEQGVFLVLGMAFLAAAALDGARLALAAMPELYLGDFSVGLHAVSQLTLAAGLAGGAWLIRGRTLSVAAAGACLAGLTASLILVLLALGYLDAWGLSNAAEASGRERLAAAARGLAAVLFLTAGAGIWRDRLAMPPVLARLLVASMAALAAAGAAEALAGGDLMTSRLLQVLGYGLSCQAILVVGINRPSQLLFQEINRREQELTGRMVRLGAQARAIFDLSGAPSLESGEFTPFAAALLRRAMAVLGVGRAGIWRFTPAHDRLVCQIGQGTARADEGLELVCAAYPDYFAAVLHERVIVADNAAVAPLTRAFHQGYLKSRDIAALLDAPFRFGGRTTGVLCLEHLGQPRRWSDDEIAFAGSLSDMLSLALESAERRRAARELAESEQRLRTLLDAMPDPVCFKDAAGRWIVANQAQIEAYGLAGLEWQGRTDRELAAIPGLDPDVFATGAETDARAWASRSGTVYGFSMAAPAGTMRHYDVTKAPLFHADGSPRGLVALSRDITAYRDALARLRETNAELEAIYNETSDGLIIADAAARTMVRVNAAACRMFGYTAPEMAGLEPCALHPPEEREAARRRFADIAAGSRRLQENVPCRRRGGEVFHADISAQPVTYGGRAAILAFFRDISERRAGEERLRLSEDRFRKVFNSTYDAIFLHDQDGAVIDVNDKALELFDLRRDELPALRIDRDLSAPEMPQAWLTAAWREALAGAERFFEWKARRPHDASLIDVEIYLRRILVGSGHQILANIRDVTERKRVTAALAARQEEISALNRDLARRVREETEKNRQKDILLLNRTRLAAMGEMIGNIAHQWRQPLNALSILLANLRFEYEAVCQDTAALDTAHRQAYDILRRMSATIDDFRNFFKPDREPEPFRVVAAISDALLLIDASLAQHGIQVRFIARHDPVVHGPRGEFAQVVLNLLGNAKDAILARKPVRGRIEIRVMQRLGRAVVAVADNGGGIPPDILDRIFDPYYTTKGSQDGTGLGLYMSRIIVADHMGGVLTVANRTEGARFVAALPLAHTSDRSGDAP, from the coding sequence ATGACCATGACGCCGTCGCCGACCGCCTTGCCCCCCGAACCGGCGTTTCCCCTGCGCGCCGATCTGCTGCTCCTGGCCGCCGTGCTGACCGTGCTGGCCGGCCTGGGCTGGGCAAACCGCCAACTGCTGACGGTGCTGGCCGACCTTTCCTGCGCCGTGGCCGGCATGGCCACGTTTCTGGTCATCTGGAACGCCCGCCGGCAGGTGGAGCAGGGGGTGTTCCTGGTGCTCGGCATGGCCTTTCTGGCGGCGGCCGCCCTGGACGGCGCGCGGTTGGCCCTGGCCGCCATGCCGGAGCTTTACCTTGGCGATTTCAGCGTCGGCTTGCACGCCGTAAGCCAGCTCACCCTGGCCGCCGGTCTGGCCGGCGGCGCCTGGCTTATCCGGGGCCGGACACTGTCCGTCGCGGCGGCCGGAGCCTGTCTGGCCGGACTCACGGCCAGCCTGATCCTGGTCCTGCTGGCCTTGGGCTACCTCGACGCCTGGGGCCTGTCCAACGCCGCCGAAGCCAGCGGACGCGAGCGCCTGGCCGCCGCCGCCCGAGGGCTGGCCGCCGTGCTCTTCCTGACGGCCGGCGCGGGCATCTGGCGCGATCGCCTGGCCATGCCGCCGGTGCTGGCCAGGCTCCTGGTCGCCTCCATGGCCGCCCTGGCCGCCGCCGGCGCGGCTGAGGCCCTGGCCGGGGGCGACCTCATGACCAGTCGGCTGCTCCAGGTGCTGGGCTATGGCCTCAGTTGCCAGGCCATTTTGGTGGTCGGCATCAACCGGCCGTCCCAGCTGCTGTTCCAGGAGATCAACCGCCGCGAGCAGGAACTCACCGGCCGCATGGTGCGCCTTGGGGCCCAGGCCCGGGCCATCTTCGACCTAAGCGGCGCGCCTTCCCTGGAAAGCGGCGAATTCACGCCCTTTGCCGCCGCCCTGCTCCGCCGGGCCATGGCCGTCCTGGGCGTCGGCCGGGCCGGCATCTGGCGTTTCACCCCGGCCCATGACCGTCTCGTCTGCCAGATCGGCCAGGGCACGGCCCGGGCCGACGAAGGCCTGGAACTCGTCTGCGCCGCCTATCCCGACTATTTCGCGGCCGTGCTCCACGAACGGGTCATCGTGGCCGACAACGCCGCCGTGGCGCCCCTGACCCGGGCCTTTCACCAGGGGTATCTCAAAAGCCGCGACATCGCCGCGCTGCTGGACGCGCCGTTCCGGTTCGGCGGCCGCACCACCGGAGTGCTGTGCCTGGAACATCTGGGTCAACCCCGCCGCTGGTCCGACGACGAGATCGCCTTTGCCGGCTCGCTCTCGGACATGTTGAGCCTGGCCCTGGAAAGCGCCGAACGCCGCCGGGCCGCCCGGGAACTGGCCGAGAGCGAACAGCGCCTGCGAACCCTGCTCGACGCCATGCCCGACCCGGTCTGCTTCAAGGACGCCGCCGGCCGCTGGATCGTGGCCAACCAGGCCCAGATCGAGGCTTACGGCCTGGCCGGGCTGGAGTGGCAGGGGCGCACGGACCGGGAATTGGCCGCGATTCCCGGCCTGGACCCCGACGTTTTTGCCACCGGGGCCGAAACCGACGCCCGGGCCTGGGCCAGCCGTTCGGGCACGGTCTACGGCTTTTCCATGGCCGCCCCGGCCGGGACCATGCGCCATTACGACGTGACCAAAGCGCCGCTTTTTCACGCTGACGGCTCACCCCGGGGACTGGTCGCCCTGTCCCGGGACATCACCGCCTACCGCGACGCTCTGGCTAGGCTGCGCGAAACCAACGCCGAACTGGAAGCCATCTACAACGAAACTTCCGATGGCCTGATCATCGCCGACGCCGCCGCCCGGACCATGGTGCGGGTCAATGCCGCCGCCTGCCGCATGTTCGGCTACACCGCCCCGGAAATGGCCGGCCTGGAACCCTGCGCCCTGCATCCGCCCGAGGAGCGCGAGGCGGCCCGGCGGCGTTTTGCCGACATCGCCGCCGGCAGCCGCCGACTTCAGGAAAACGTGCCCTGCCGGCGACGCGGCGGCGAGGTCTTCCACGCCGACATATCGGCCCAGCCCGTCACCTACGGCGGACGCGCGGCCATCCTGGCCTTTTTCCGCGACATCTCCGAACGCCGGGCCGGCGAGGAACGCCTGCGCCTGTCCGAGGACCGTTTCCGCAAGGTCTTCAACAGCACCTACGACGCCATTTTCCTCCACGACCAGGACGGGGCCGTCATCGACGTCAACGACAAGGCCCTGGAGCTTTTCGACCTGCGCCGCGACGAACTGCCGGCCCTTCGCATCGACCGGGACCTGTCCGCGCCGGAAATGCCCCAGGCCTGGCTGACCGCCGCCTGGCGCGAGGCCCTGGCCGGGGCGGAGCGCTTTTTCGAATGGAAGGCCCGGCGTCCCCACGACGCCAGCCTCATCGACGTCGAGATCTACCTGCGGCGCATCCTGGTCGGGTCCGGCCACCAGATCCTGGCCAATATCCGCGACGTCACCGAGAGAAAGCGCGTCACCGCCGCCCTGGCCGCCCGCCAGGAGGAAATCTCGGCGCTCAACCGCGATCTGGCCCGGCGCGTGCGCGAGGAAACCGAGAAAAACCGGCAAAAGGACATTCTGCTCTTAAACCGCACCCGACTGGCCGCCATGGGCGAAATGATCGGCAACATCGCCCATCAGTGGCGGCAGCCCTTAAACGCCCTGAGCATCCTTCTGGCCAACCTGCGTTTCGAATACGAGGCCGTATGCCAGGATACCGCCGCCCTGGACACCGCCCACCGGCAGGCCTACGACATCCTGCGCCGCATGTCGGCCACCATCGACGACTTCCGCAACTTCTTCAAACCCGACCGGGAACCGGAACCGTTCCGGGTGGTCGCGGCCATAAGCGACGCCTTGCTGCTTATCGACGCCAGTCTGGCCCAGCACGGCATCCAGGTCCGTTTCATCGCCCGCCACGACCCGGTGGTCCACGGCCCGCGCGGTGAATTCGCCCAGGTGGTCCTCAATCTCCTGGGCAACGCCAAGGACGCCATCCTGGCCCGAAAGCCGGTCCGGGGCCGCATCGAGATCCGGGTCATGCAGCGCCTGGGCCGGGCCGTGGTGGCCGTGGCCGACAACGGCGGCGGCATTCCCCCGGACATCCTCGACCGGATATTCGACCCGTACTACACCACCAAGGGCAGCCAGGACGGCACCGGCCTTGGCCTGTACATGTCGCGCATCATCGTCGCCGACCACATGGGCGGCGTGTTGACCGTGGCCAACCGGACCGAAGGCGCCCGGTTCGTGGCCGCCCTGCCCCTAGCCCACACCAGCGACCGCTCCGGAGACGCCCCATGA
- a CDS encoding GGDEF domain-containing response regulator — MNQRKNLPQGLRGLRSLHILVAEDDRFAREQLSLLLSRFAGRVSTAADGMEGLDAFKYDRPDIVVTDINMPRLSGLDMAQAIKAMDPSVPVILVTAHSDAQFFLRSIEIGIDGYVIKPLDADSLLKLLAKQAAVLLEARAAEARAGMFRFILDINPNFILTLGGESLDYVNRTFLDFLGATDLAALRDSRHAGRVLELDGRAFDPADLAWTKLLDLREGRTHQAVFAPPPASGERERTFLVSAVGFPELDRTIITFTDITPLAEERRILRIRAATDALTGIANRAGLAEALEREFHRSQRHPASLSVIIFDIDHFKNVNDAYGHPAGDAVLAELTRLVTTHVRDHDTFGRYGGEEFLIIAPGTDVAEAAKLAERLRSDVARHGFPAVGSLTCSFGVAVAGPDDTPDSLVARADTALYDAKQSGRDRVVAR, encoded by the coding sequence ATGAACCAACGCAAGAACCTGCCCCAGGGCCTTCGCGGCCTGCGTTCCCTGCACATCCTGGTGGCCGAGGACGACCGTTTCGCCCGGGAGCAGTTGAGCCTTCTGCTGTCGCGCTTCGCCGGCCGCGTCAGCACCGCCGCCGACGGCATGGAGGGCCTGGACGCCTTCAAATACGACCGCCCCGACATCGTGGTCACCGACATCAACATGCCCCGGCTTTCCGGCCTGGACATGGCCCAGGCCATCAAGGCCATGGACCCGTCCGTGCCCGTCATCCTGGTCACGGCCCACAGCGACGCCCAATTCTTCCTGCGTTCCATCGAGATCGGCATCGACGGCTACGTGATCAAACCCCTGGACGCCGACAGCCTGCTCAAGCTTCTGGCCAAACAGGCCGCCGTCCTGCTCGAAGCCCGGGCCGCCGAAGCCCGGGCCGGCATGTTCCGCTTCATCCTCGACATCAACCCCAACTTCATCCTGACCCTTGGCGGCGAAAGCCTGGACTACGTCAACCGCACCTTCCTCGATTTCCTTGGCGCGACCGATCTGGCCGCCCTGCGCGACAGCCGCCACGCCGGACGCGTGCTGGAACTCGACGGACGGGCCTTCGATCCGGCCGACCTGGCCTGGACAAAGCTCCTGGACCTGCGCGAAGGCCGCACCCACCAGGCCGTTTTCGCCCCGCCCCCGGCCAGCGGGGAGCGCGAACGCACGTTTCTGGTCTCGGCCGTGGGCTTCCCCGAACTCGACCGCACCATCATCACGTTCACCGACATCACGCCCCTGGCCGAGGAACGGCGCATCCTGCGCATCCGGGCGGCCACCGACGCGCTCACCGGCATTGCCAACCGGGCCGGCCTGGCCGAGGCCCTGGAGCGGGAATTCCACCGCAGCCAGCGCCATCCCGCGTCCTTAAGCGTCATCATCTTTGACATCGACCACTTTAAAAACGTCAACGACGCCTACGGCCACCCGGCCGGCGACGCCGTGCTGGCCGAGCTGACCCGGCTGGTGACGACCCATGTGCGCGACCACGACACCTTCGGCCGCTACGGCGGCGAGGAATTCCTCATCATCGCCCCAGGCACCGACGTCGCCGAAGCGGCCAAACTGGCCGAGCGCCTGCGCAGCGACGTGGCCCGCCATGGCTTTCCGGCCGTGGGGAGCCTGACCTGCAGCTTTGGGGTCGCCGTCGCCGGCCCGGACGACACTCCCGACAGCCTCGTCGCCCGGGCCGACACGGCCCTGTACGACGCCAAACAAAGCGGCCGCGACCGCGTCGTGGCCCGGTAA
- a CDS encoding class I SAM-dependent methyltransferase: MPSQNRQPTVDDIRRLLAELDPASIWRPVHGPDGERIAAAGDGREIPELDEYIGNLDLAGKSVADLGCNLGYFAFLAKRRGAVRTLGLDIDPEVIRVACAIARLHDTPDVTFTACDFLRVVPETPCDLAMLIDFIGRQIIAKGRVKAVVAAARNWASREIFFTLRPVYALDDLPVTRETLEALYPGFVHDDAFYLAEFVAHELGTQWSLACLPNGSFAVSPTQRRFKAALLFTKIPG, from the coding sequence ATGCCCTCCCAAAACCGCCAACCGACCGTCGACGACATTCGCCGCCTGCTCGCCGAACTCGATCCCGCCAGCATCTGGCGGCCCGTCCATGGCCCTGACGGCGAGCGCATCGCCGCCGCCGGCGACGGCCGGGAGATTCCCGAACTCGACGAGTATATCGGCAATCTCGACCTGGCCGGCAAGAGCGTGGCCGATCTTGGCTGCAATCTCGGCTACTTCGCCTTTCTGGCCAAACGCCGTGGCGCGGTCAGGACGCTTGGTCTGGACATCGACCCCGAGGTCATCCGGGTGGCCTGCGCCATCGCCAGGCTCCACGACACCCCGGACGTCACGTTTACGGCCTGCGATTTCCTGCGTGTCGTCCCCGAAACCCCCTGCGATCTGGCCATGCTCATTGATTTCATCGGCCGCCAGATCATCGCCAAGGGGCGGGTCAAGGCCGTGGTCGCCGCCGCCAGGAACTGGGCCTCGCGCGAAATATTTTTTACCCTGCGCCCGGTCTACGCCCTTGATGATCTGCCCGTCACCCGGGAAACCCTGGAAGCACTCTACCCCGGGTTCGTCCATGACGACGCCTTTTATCTGGCCGAATTCGTGGCCCACGAACTCGGAACCCAGTGGTCTCTTGCCTGTCTGCCAAACGGCTCCTTCGCCGTCTCGCCCACCCAGCGCCGCTTCAAGGCCGCTTTGCTGTTCACCAAAATTCCCGGCTAA
- a CDS encoding MBOAT family O-acyltransferase, translated as MVFSSASFLFYFLPIVLALYFASVRWTHLRNWVLLAASLFFYTWGEGEYVVVMLLSIVANYLFGIWIYKAHERSNAKVEMGVAIAFNLLLLIIFKYTNFLVANMNLVLGGIGLPTMTVGQVHLPIGISFFTFHCISYLMDIYRRQTPPQMSLPCTALYISLFPQLVAGPIIRYKDIAAQLLHRTVGIERFSKGINRFIIGLGKKVLIANVVALPADKIFAIPAEHLTTPVAWLGIVCYTLQIYFDFSGYSDMAIGLGHMFGFKFMENFNYPYISKSIQEFWRRWHISLSTWFRDYLYIPLGGNRDGQAKMYRNLVAIFFLCGLWHGASWNFVIWGLFHGFFSVLERFPLGKRLTQGNAVIAHAYTMVVVMVAWVFFRAETLPQALTFLQAMAGFGQGSGVVWHMGLFLNPKVVIVLCLAVIGVTPIVPWVVRWREERLAARPAGAAVNLGLEALASLIVLPTVFVLCAMSLASGTHNPFIYFQF; from the coding sequence ATGGTATTTAGCTCCGCATCCTTTTTGTTCTATTTCCTGCCCATTGTTTTGGCCCTGTATTTCGCCAGCGTCCGGTGGACGCATCTGCGCAACTGGGTGCTTTTGGCAGCCAGCCTGTTTTTCTACACCTGGGGCGAGGGCGAATACGTCGTCGTCATGCTGCTGTCCATCGTGGCCAACTATTTGTTTGGCATCTGGATCTACAAGGCCCACGAGCGCAGCAACGCCAAGGTGGAGATGGGCGTGGCCATCGCGTTCAATCTGCTGTTGCTCATCATTTTCAAATACACGAATTTCCTCGTCGCCAATATGAATCTGGTGCTTGGCGGCATCGGGCTGCCGACCATGACGGTGGGGCAGGTGCATCTGCCCATCGGCATCTCCTTTTTCACCTTCCACTGCATTTCCTACCTCATGGACATCTACCGTCGGCAGACGCCGCCCCAGATGTCGCTGCCGTGCACGGCCCTGTACATCTCGCTGTTCCCGCAGCTCGTGGCCGGCCCCATCATCCGCTACAAGGACATCGCGGCCCAGCTGCTGCACCGCACCGTGGGCATCGAACGCTTTTCAAAGGGCATTAACCGCTTCATTATCGGCCTTGGCAAAAAAGTGCTCATCGCCAACGTGGTGGCCCTGCCGGCGGACAAGATTTTTGCCATCCCGGCCGAGCATCTGACCACGCCCGTGGCCTGGCTTGGCATCGTGTGCTACACTTTGCAGATCTATTTCGACTTTTCGGGGTATTCGGACATGGCCATCGGCCTTGGCCACATGTTCGGCTTCAAATTCATGGAGAACTTCAACTACCCCTACATCTCCAAGTCGATCCAGGAATTCTGGCGTCGCTGGCATATCTCGCTGTCCACCTGGTTTCGTGACTACCTCTACATTCCGCTGGGAGGCAACCGGGACGGCCAGGCCAAGATGTACCGCAACCTGGTGGCCATCTTCTTTCTGTGCGGCCTGTGGCACGGGGCCAGCTGGAACTTCGTCATCTGGGGCCTTTTCCACGGCTTTTTCTCGGTACTGGAGCGCTTCCCCCTGGGCAAGCGCCTAACCCAGGGCAACGCGGTCATCGCCCACGCCTACACCATGGTGGTGGTCATGGTGGCCTGGGTGTTCTTCCGGGCCGAGACCCTGCCCCAGGCCTTGACCTTCCTCCAGGCCATGGCCGGCTTCGGCCAGGGCTCGGGGGTGGTGTGGCACATGGGGCTGTTCCTCAACCCCAAGGTGGTCATTGTGCTGTGCCTGGCCGTCATCGGCGTCACGCCTATTGTGCCCTGGGTGGTGCGGTGGCGGGAGGAGCGTCTGGCGGCGCGGCCGGCCGGTGCGGCGGTCAACCTGGGCCTGGAGGCCCTGGCCAGCCTGATCGTGTTGCCGACGGTTTTTGTGCTGTGCGCCATGTCCCTGGCCAGCGGCACCCACAACCCGTTCATCTACTTCCAGTTCTAG
- a CDS encoding alginate O-acetyltransferase AlgX-related protein, with product MTTPQTSSRWRKATATAAALIFLVFITLPALDGVFHIAPPVDLMENDPAPLPEISFAQLFKAFNVLQRGFLDKTYGFRKNLVRLQNLLDLDILQASSHYHTVIRGKDNWLFLAQENPELNVVEDYRATRLYSPGDLARWVAVYRDRQDWLAARGIHYLLVVAPNKHTVYPEHLPAQYNKTSPRDRTDQLVDALASAGVNILDLRPAMRTVKEKALAYYRTDTHWTTYGAFAGYIEIMLRLARWRPEFAPTIRGDYDISITPGLTGGLASMLALSDRFPEERVTFVPKTPRRAVEVPNPQIPKALFQPTVTMSTGDPSLPSAVVFRDSFAHELMPFLSEHFRQAVYVWPYPSTPREMRVFDKAVVEAEKPDLVIDEFVERYFTEFPPKPKLPPAE from the coding sequence ATGACAACGCCGCAGACTTCAAGCCGCTGGCGCAAGGCCACAGCCACGGCGGCGGCGCTCATTTTTCTCGTGTTCATTACGCTGCCGGCCCTGGACGGCGTTTTTCATATCGCCCCGCCGGTGGATCTCATGGAAAACGACCCGGCCCCGCTGCCAGAAATTTCGTTCGCCCAGCTCTTTAAGGCCTTCAACGTGCTGCAGCGGGGATTTCTGGACAAGACCTACGGGTTTCGCAAAAACCTTGTGCGCCTGCAAAATCTCCTTGACCTGGACATCCTGCAGGCGAGCTCCCATTACCACACCGTGATCCGGGGCAAGGACAACTGGCTTTTTCTGGCCCAGGAGAATCCTGAGCTCAACGTGGTGGAGGACTACCGGGCCACGCGGCTGTACAGCCCAGGTGACCTGGCCCGCTGGGTGGCCGTCTACCGCGACCGCCAGGACTGGCTGGCCGCCCGGGGCATCCACTATCTGCTGGTGGTGGCGCCCAACAAGCACACGGTCTATCCCGAGCATCTGCCGGCCCAGTACAATAAGACCAGTCCCCGGGACCGCACCGACCAGCTCGTGGACGCCCTGGCGTCGGCCGGCGTTAATATCCTGGACCTGCGCCCGGCCATGCGCACGGTCAAGGAAAAAGCCCTGGCCTACTACCGCACCGACACCCACTGGACGACCTACGGCGCGTTTGCCGGCTATATTGAGATCATGCTGCGCCTGGCCCGGTGGCGGCCGGAATTCGCGCCCACCATCCGGGGGGATTACGACATCAGCATCACCCCGGGCCTGACCGGCGGTCTGGCCAGCATGTTGGCCCTAAGCGACCGTTTCCCCGAGGAGCGGGTGACCTTTGTGCCGAAAACCCCGCGCCGGGCCGTGGAAGTGCCCAATCCCCAAATCCCCAAGGCACTTTTCCAGCCCACGGTGACCATGAGCACCGGCGACCCCTCGCTGCCTTCGGCCGTGGTCTTTCGGGACTCCTTTGCCCACGAACTCATGCCCTTTCTCTCCGAGCACTTCCGCCAGGCGGTCTACGTCTGGCCCTACCCTTCCACGCCGCGCGAAATGCGGGTCTTTGACAAGGCCGTGGTGGAGGCCGAAAAGCCCGACCTCGTCATCGACGAATTCGTGGAGCGCTACTTCACGGAGTTTCCGCCCAAGCCGAAGCTGCCGCCGGCCGAATAA
- the corA gene encoding magnesium/cobalt transporter CorA, whose protein sequence is MLDRFKKSLRQGKGFAAEAKSPFPQQPVFAPYVMVYTLSGDGVTLRRYDGLDKDEPFLPQGCVSWVRVVGVHDPDLVRAVARRFCLHALLVEDILDTGRRPVIEDYDEHIFILLRLLTYDRAEQRVLAEQVSLAAGEGFVLTFQERETNLWDDVALRLEKGNGKLAKRGQPHLTHALVSAILDEYILTLGQLAEEIEGFEQELLAGSGDNVLARIYHHKREVLFLHRSLWPLREVLGRFVKDEAIASDPASAVLWNDIQQDVYQVLDAVETLREMLSEMVGLSMTKAELRMNAVGQYLTLVATIFLPLNFLVGFFGMNFDNLPFKSEEWGIYALLGLMGLTVVGMTAYFYRKHWLTGASSGEAR, encoded by the coding sequence ATGCTCGACCGGTTCAAGAAAAGCCTGCGCCAGGGCAAGGGCTTCGCAGCCGAGGCCAAGTCCCCGTTTCCACAGCAGCCGGTTTTCGCGCCCTATGTCATGGTGTACACCTTAAGCGGCGACGGGGTGACCCTCCGCCGTTACGACGGCCTGGATAAGGACGAACCGTTTTTGCCTCAGGGCTGTGTCTCCTGGGTGCGGGTGGTCGGCGTCCACGACCCCGACTTGGTGCGGGCCGTGGCCCGGCGGTTTTGTCTCCATGCCCTGCTGGTCGAGGACATCCTGGACACCGGGCGTCGGCCGGTCATCGAGGACTACGACGAGCACATTTTTATCTTGCTGCGCCTTTTGACCTACGACCGGGCCGAGCAGCGCGTCCTGGCCGAGCAGGTGAGCCTGGCCGCCGGCGAGGGCTTTGTCCTCACCTTCCAGGAACGCGAGACCAATCTCTGGGACGACGTGGCCCTGCGCCTGGAAAAGGGCAACGGCAAACTGGCCAAGCGCGGCCAGCCCCATCTGACCCATGCCCTGGTTTCGGCCATTCTCGATGAATACATCCTGACCCTTGGCCAATTGGCCGAGGAGATCGAGGGATTCGAGCAGGAACTCCTGGCCGGCTCGGGCGACAACGTCCTGGCCCGCATCTACCACCACAAGCGCGAGGTGCTGTTCCTGCACCGGTCCTTGTGGCCCCTGCGCGAAGTGCTCGGCCGCTTCGTCAAGGACGAGGCCATCGCTTCCGATCCGGCTTCGGCGGTTTTGTGGAACGACATCCAGCAGGACGTGTATCAGGTCCTCGACGCCGTGGAGACCTTGCGCGAGATGCTCTCGGAGATGGTGGGGCTGTCCATGACCAAGGCCGAGTTGCGCATGAACGCCGTGGGCCAGTATCTGACCCTGGTGGCCACGATTTTTTTGCCGCTCAACTTTCTGGTCGGCTTTTTCGGCATGAATTTCGACAATCTGCCCTTCAAGAGTGAGGAGTGGGGCATCTATGCCCTGCTGGGGCTGATGGGCCTGACCGTCGTCGGCATGACGGCCTACTTCTATCGCAAGCACTGGCTGACCGGGGCCTCGTCGGGCGAGGCCCGTTAG
- the cmk gene encoding (d)CMP kinase encodes MNTADHAAARRIITIDGPAGAGKTSVSRRAAGALGLPYLDTGAMFRALALRLGPGGHELPESAIESALGAMAFDLAGRGTDTRLLIDGAPLPEAARTEAVGAMASKLAALPVVRAGLRAVQQALGRRADLLAEGRDMGTAVFPEAACKIFLDAAAEVRAARRVRQLEALGAPADYDEILAAIEARDHQDRTRAESPLAAADDAVVIDTSGLTEDEVLAAVTAAARAAAP; translated from the coding sequence ATGAACACAGCCGACCACGCCGCCGCGCGGCGCATCATCACCATCGACGGCCCGGCCGGAGCCGGCAAGACCAGCGTGTCGCGCCGGGCGGCCGGAGCCTTGGGGCTGCCCTATCTCGACACCGGGGCCATGTTCCGGGCCCTGGCCCTGCGCCTGGGGCCGGGCGGCCACGAACTGCCGGAGAGCGCCATCGAATCGGCCCTTGGGGCCATGGCCTTTGACCTGGCCGGTCGCGGGACCGACACGCGACTGCTTATCGACGGCGCTCCCCTGCCCGAGGCCGCCCGCACCGAGGCCGTGGGGGCCATGGCCTCGAAACTGGCCGCCCTGCCCGTGGTGCGGGCCGGCCTGCGGGCCGTGCAGCAGGCCCTGGGCCGTCGCGCCGACCTTCTAGCCGAGGGCCGGGACATGGGCACGGCCGTGTTTCCCGAGGCGGCCTGCAAGATTTTCCTGGACGCCGCCGCCGAGGTCCGGGCCGCCCGCCGGGTGCGCCAGCTAGAAGCCCTGGGCGCTCCGGCCGACTATGATGAAATCCTGGCCGCCATCGAAGCCCGCGACCATCAGGATCGCACCCGGGCCGAGTCGCCCCTGGCCGCCGCCGACGACGCCGTGGTCATCGACACCTCGGGGCTGACGGAAGACGAGGTCCTGGCCGCCGTGACCGCCGCCGCCCGGGCCGCCGCGCCGTAA
- the hisC gene encoding histidinol-phosphate transaminase encodes MQPSDRVREEVRGFTPYAPGLSMEEIKEKYGLSRVIKLASNENPLGASPLVKRVLARKADTVFRYPRAGNPALTAALAARHGVPRQCVVAGNGSDEIIDLLVRVTCRPGRDNVVAFDPCFSIYVQQTRLCGVTLRQAKLGDDFAFDLGALAGACDDDTALVFLTNPDNPSGYAVPADDVLALARTIPKRALLVVDEAYAEFAEPEAVYSTMARFNETDNVVVLRTFSKLYGLAGLRLGFGVLPPDIADYLLRVRLPFSVNLLAEAAGLAALEDVDFVAASLEAVARGRTLLAEKLAALGCKVFPSQANFLMFTPPLPAADVFEGLLKRGIIARALKSYGLPHMLRVSIGNDEENDAFLAAMKDIVDSGF; translated from the coding sequence ATGCAGCCCAGCGACCGGGTCCGGGAAGAAGTGCGCGGTTTCACGCCCTACGCCCCCGGCCTTTCCATGGAAGAAATCAAGGAAAAATACGGCCTGTCCCGGGTCATCAAGCTGGCCAGCAACGAAAACCCGCTGGGCGCTTCGCCCCTGGTCAAGCGGGTGCTGGCCCGCAAGGCCGACACCGTCTTTCGCTATCCCCGGGCCGGCAATCCGGCCCTCACCGCCGCCTTGGCCGCCCGCCACGGCGTGCCGCGCCAGTGCGTCGTGGCCGGCAACGGGTCGGACGAGATCATCGACCTGCTCGTGCGCGTCACCTGCCGCCCGGGCCGGGACAACGTGGTGGCTTTCGATCCGTGCTTTTCCATCTATGTTCAGCAGACGCGCCTGTGCGGCGTGACCCTGCGCCAGGCCAAACTCGGCGACGATTTCGCCTTTGACCTGGGCGCCCTGGCCGGAGCCTGCGACGACGACACCGCCCTGGTGTTTTTAACCAACCCCGACAACCCCTCGGGCTACGCCGTGCCGGCCGACGACGTCCTGGCCCTGGCCCGGACCATCCCCAAACGGGCGCTGTTGGTGGTGGACGAGGCCTACGCCGAATTCGCCGAGCCCGAGGCCGTCTATTCCACCATGGCCCGGTTTAACGAGACCGACAACGTGGTGGTGCTGCGCACCTTTTCCAAGCTCTACGGCCTGGCCGGCCTGCGCCTGGGCTTTGGCGTGCTGCCGCCGGACATCGCCGACTATCTGCTGCGGGTGCGCCTGCCCTTTAGCGTCAACCTGCTGGCCGAGGCCGCCGGCCTGGCCGCCCTGGAAGACGTGGATTTCGTGGCCGCAAGCCTGGAGGCCGTGGCCCGGGGCCGCACGCTTTTGGCCGAAAAGCTGGCCGCCCTGGGCTGCAAGGTTTTCCCGTCCCAGGCCAATTTCCTCATGTTCACGCCGCCGCTGCCGGCCGCCGACGTCTTCGAGGGGCTTTTAAAACGCGGCATCATCGCCCGGGCGCTCAAAAGCTACGGCTTGCCCCACATGCTGCGCGTCAGCATCGGCAACGACGAGGAAAACGATGCTTTTCTGGCCGCCATGAAAGACATCGTCGACAGCGGCTTCTAG